Proteins from a single region of Catenulispora acidiphila DSM 44928:
- a CDS encoding helix-turn-helix domain-containing protein: MDLRQLAIEQAIATMWNRYPEPLSLDEIADSAIMSKFHFSRVFRTMTGTSPGRFLSAIRVFKAKHLLLQTRMSVTEIAYQVGYNSLGTFTSRFSGSVGASPGRYRAKSQAGGHQVFDMVPVLPQGWTGEVTGAAVVPENECDTRTYVGLFPSPAIEGTPVACDIVDGSGTYTVRGVPAGSWYVRAATVRTGRVDPRPWARQPRFLGPGEKVTVGPDEGTVKLDILLRAATILDLPILMALPELDNAGTSPAGALVAVGGQADAVS, translated from the coding sequence TCGCCGACTCGGCGATCATGAGCAAGTTCCACTTCTCGCGGGTGTTCCGGACCATGACCGGGACCTCGCCGGGGCGGTTCCTGTCGGCCATCAGGGTGTTCAAGGCCAAGCACCTGCTGCTCCAGACGCGGATGAGCGTGACCGAGATCGCCTACCAGGTCGGCTACAACAGCCTGGGGACGTTCACCAGCCGGTTCAGCGGCAGCGTCGGCGCCTCGCCGGGGCGCTACCGGGCCAAGTCGCAGGCCGGCGGGCACCAGGTGTTCGACATGGTGCCGGTCCTGCCCCAGGGCTGGACCGGGGAGGTGACCGGAGCCGCGGTGGTCCCGGAGAACGAGTGCGACACGCGGACCTACGTCGGGCTGTTCCCCAGCCCGGCGATCGAGGGGACGCCGGTCGCCTGCGACATCGTCGACGGCTCGGGGACGTACACGGTGCGCGGTGTGCCCGCCGGCAGCTGGTACGTGCGCGCCGCGACGGTCCGCACGGGGCGGGTGGACCCGCGGCCGTGGGCCCGGCAGCCGCGCTTCCTCGGCCCGGGGGAGAAGGTGACGGTGGGCCCGGACGAGGGCACGGTCAAGCTCGACATCCTCCTGCGCGCCGCCACGATCCTGGACCTCCCGATCCTGATGGCGCTGCCCGAACTGGACAACGCCGGGACGTCGCCGGCCGGCGCGCTGGTGGCCGTCGGCGGCCAGGCGGACGCCGTGTCCTGA
- a CDS encoding type I polyketide synthase produces the protein MSNTRSGIGDTKIAVVGIALRYPDAESPDELWRNVLAGRRAFRKLPDERMRAEDYYSPDPTAPDRHYSKMAAVLEGFEFDRVGYRIGGSTFRSTDMTHWLALDTVSRALEDAGFAGGEGLPRANTGVVIGNTLTGEFSRANLMRLRWPYVERTVGAALREAGWDDVALGEFLTSLEARYKAPFPPIDEDSLAGGLANTISGRICNYFDFGGGGYTVDGACSSSLLSVATVCNALASGQIDAAVAGGVDLSIDPFEVIGFAKTGALAKSEMKVYDKGSNGFWPGEGCGMLVLMRDEDAVAQGKFRYATINGWGQSSDGKGGITRPEASGHRRAISRAYAQAGFGVETVRYFEGHGTGTAVGDATELDAISGARRDAAGLEAGTAAISTVKGNFGHTKGAAGVAGLIKAILAVRHQVIPPATGHYDPHPVLLAEDATLHVPDTAELWPDGAPIRAGVSSMGFGGINAHLIVEHADGVRRRGISKSTTQLVRSRQDCEILLLDAVGIAELRGRVAQLAGFVTKLSFAELGDLAATLSGELSGQPLRAAIVASSPEQAEDRLGRLLSLLDSGARQVLDAKGGVFLGSAGRMPRLAFLFPGQGAGRRADGGALRRRFPAVDELYQDLALPTDGDQVATSVAQPRIVAGSVAAMRVLSALGISATGAAGHSLGELTALHWAGVMSEEAVLALAAERGRVMDEASSGGGAMASITASAADVNALLYSEPVVIAGYNSPTQTVVSGPVEAVESVMARAQARGLSATRISVSHAFHSSAVAPAAEMFGRHLAAQDFSPVDRTVVSTVTGAALPADTDVTTLLTTQMLDPVRFHDAVSALARDCDAFIEVGPGRILRNLATEIAPATPAVSIESDSMSLTGLFHAVAMAYVLGSPVEHAELFRDRYVKPLPLDKEFVFLASPAEAAPEGDFAVVKAAMAAAPASQGAAQPAQTGAAAAEGGSGTTAADALSVLVRLAAERAELPPEAVSPDSNPIDELHLSSITVGQIVTQAAKELGVTAVLATSAYATSTLTELAVMLEGLASTALADDGAAEQIAGVEPWVRAYAIDLVPTPPAPPAVVKHPVAQWEVFASDGHRLAEPLGAALAVAGIGEGVLLCLPDEAHEDHTELMITAVRAALSRVRQEPVRFVTVGGRRGAAGIAKTLHLEAPSVTTTVVAMANPDTVPEDGIAEVVTRITADAAMTAGFAEVGYEADGTRTVPILRPLATTAASAPSTGLGDALGRDDVLLVTGGGKGITAEAAMGLAQDSGASLALMGRSEPAKDPELAMNLERMRAQGIPFLYVQADVTAADEVKDAVERVRRTLGPVTAILHGAGRNEPRSLVDLDESTFRRTLAPKLDGLRTVLTAVGSDPLKLLITFGSIIGRAGLRGEGDYATANAWLTELTHQVAADRPEVRCLALEWSVWSGAGMGDKLGVLEALMRDGISPIPVAEGVGILKALLADPSTPGTVVIAGRAEGLPTITMEQRELPLGRFLERPRVFYPGVELVVDADLTPSADLYLGDHLLDGDLLFPAVLGMEAMSQAAGALTGHDGAPTLENVEFLRPIVVPVDGRTTLRVALLADGPDVVRAALRSSETGFQADHFRATLRYDQPLPAGDARPVDRDTAPRIPLDPAAELYGPVLFQGDRFQRLLGYHELEARGCVAAISNQARDDWFGSFHPADLILADPGTRDALMHSIQCCVPDATLLPASVERLWLADPKRARPLPEVTLHAAERSRTGDTYIYDIEVRDLDGVLVERWDGLTLQAVRKQDGTGPWLPALLTPYLERNVEPVFGRTGLRTGVIPDAAAPGASEAEDSVSALRRERTDRAMSWAVGRRVEVGHRSDGMPWVDGYQVSSSHGAGLTFSTALAGDRPVECDVEVAMTRTEGEWTDLLGAEGAALARLISTERNEDYSVAATRVWGAIECLSKSGQAVRNLTLDTVDGIPGSGPWAALRGGGRRIASFATTVRDTNEPLVFTVSAADAADEGSDAR, from the coding sequence GTGAGCAACACCCGAAGCGGTATAGGCGACACCAAGATCGCCGTGGTCGGGATCGCTCTGCGCTATCCCGACGCGGAGTCTCCGGACGAGCTGTGGCGCAACGTTCTGGCCGGCCGGCGGGCGTTCCGCAAGCTGCCCGACGAGCGCATGCGGGCCGAGGACTACTACTCGCCCGATCCCACGGCTCCGGACCGTCACTACTCGAAGATGGCCGCGGTCCTGGAGGGCTTCGAGTTCGACCGCGTCGGCTACCGCATCGGCGGCAGCACGTTCCGGTCCACCGACATGACGCACTGGCTGGCGCTGGACACCGTGTCCCGGGCCCTGGAGGACGCCGGGTTCGCCGGCGGCGAGGGTCTGCCGCGCGCCAACACCGGCGTGGTCATCGGCAACACGTTGACCGGCGAGTTCAGCCGCGCCAACCTGATGCGGCTGCGCTGGCCCTACGTCGAGCGCACGGTCGGCGCGGCACTGCGCGAGGCCGGCTGGGACGACGTCGCGCTCGGGGAGTTCCTGACCTCGCTGGAGGCGCGCTACAAGGCGCCCTTCCCGCCGATCGACGAGGACTCGCTGGCCGGCGGCCTGGCGAACACCATCTCCGGCCGGATCTGCAACTACTTCGACTTCGGCGGCGGCGGCTACACCGTGGACGGCGCCTGCTCCTCCTCGCTGCTGTCGGTCGCCACCGTCTGCAACGCGCTGGCCTCCGGCCAGATCGACGCGGCCGTGGCCGGCGGCGTGGACCTGAGCATCGACCCGTTCGAGGTCATCGGGTTCGCCAAGACCGGCGCGCTGGCCAAGTCGGAGATGAAGGTCTACGACAAGGGCTCCAACGGCTTCTGGCCCGGCGAGGGCTGCGGAATGCTGGTCCTGATGCGCGACGAGGACGCCGTGGCGCAGGGCAAGTTCCGCTACGCGACCATCAACGGCTGGGGGCAGAGCTCCGACGGCAAGGGCGGCATCACGCGCCCGGAGGCCTCCGGCCACCGCCGCGCCATCAGCCGGGCCTACGCGCAAGCCGGGTTCGGCGTGGAGACGGTCCGCTACTTCGAGGGCCACGGCACCGGCACCGCCGTGGGCGACGCCACCGAGCTGGACGCGATCAGCGGCGCCCGCCGCGACGCCGCCGGGCTCGAGGCCGGCACCGCGGCGATCAGCACGGTGAAGGGCAACTTCGGCCACACCAAGGGCGCCGCCGGCGTCGCCGGGCTCATCAAGGCGATCCTGGCGGTCCGCCACCAGGTGATCCCGCCGGCCACCGGGCACTACGACCCGCACCCGGTGCTGCTCGCCGAGGACGCGACCCTGCACGTGCCGGACACCGCCGAGCTGTGGCCCGACGGCGCGCCGATCCGCGCCGGTGTGTCCTCGATGGGCTTCGGCGGCATCAACGCCCACCTCATCGTCGAACACGCCGACGGCGTCCGCCGCCGCGGCATCAGCAAGAGCACCACCCAGCTGGTCCGCTCGCGGCAGGACTGCGAGATCCTGCTCCTGGACGCGGTCGGCATCGCCGAACTGCGCGGCCGGGTGGCGCAGCTGGCCGGATTCGTCACCAAGCTGTCCTTCGCCGAACTCGGCGACCTGGCCGCCACGCTGTCCGGGGAACTGTCCGGCCAGCCGCTGCGCGCCGCGATCGTCGCCTCCTCCCCGGAGCAGGCCGAGGACCGCCTCGGCCGTCTGCTCTCGCTGCTGGACTCCGGCGCCCGCCAGGTGCTGGACGCCAAGGGCGGGGTGTTCCTCGGCTCGGCCGGCCGGATGCCGCGGCTGGCGTTCCTGTTCCCCGGCCAGGGCGCCGGGCGTCGTGCGGACGGCGGTGCCCTGCGGCGCCGGTTCCCGGCCGTCGACGAGCTCTACCAGGACCTGGCTCTGCCCACCGACGGCGACCAGGTCGCGACCTCGGTCGCGCAGCCGCGGATCGTCGCAGGTTCCGTGGCGGCGATGCGGGTGCTCTCCGCGCTCGGGATCAGCGCCACCGGCGCCGCCGGGCACAGCCTCGGCGAGCTGACCGCGCTGCACTGGGCCGGCGTCATGTCCGAGGAAGCGGTGCTGGCGCTGGCCGCCGAACGCGGCCGCGTGATGGACGAGGCTTCCTCCGGCGGCGGCGCGATGGCTTCCATCACCGCCTCCGCGGCGGACGTCAATGCTCTGCTGTACAGCGAGCCGGTGGTCATCGCCGGCTACAACAGCCCGACGCAGACCGTCGTGAGCGGTCCGGTCGAGGCCGTCGAGTCGGTCATGGCGCGGGCTCAGGCGCGCGGTCTGAGCGCGACCCGGATCTCGGTGTCGCACGCGTTCCACTCCTCCGCGGTCGCCCCGGCCGCCGAGATGTTCGGCCGGCATCTGGCCGCGCAGGACTTCAGTCCGGTGGACCGCACCGTCGTCTCCACGGTCACCGGTGCGGCGCTGCCCGCCGACACCGACGTGACCACCCTGCTGACCACCCAGATGCTCGACCCGGTGCGGTTCCACGACGCCGTGTCGGCGCTGGCGCGCGACTGCGACGCCTTCATCGAGGTCGGCCCGGGGCGCATCCTGCGCAACCTGGCCACGGAGATCGCGCCGGCGACGCCGGCGGTGTCCATCGAGTCCGACAGCATGTCGCTGACCGGGCTCTTCCACGCCGTCGCCATGGCGTACGTGCTGGGCTCCCCGGTCGAGCACGCCGAGCTGTTCCGCGACCGGTACGTCAAGCCTCTGCCGCTGGACAAGGAGTTCGTCTTCCTGGCCAGTCCCGCCGAGGCCGCGCCCGAGGGCGACTTCGCGGTCGTCAAGGCGGCGATGGCGGCGGCGCCGGCGTCGCAGGGTGCTGCGCAGCCCGCGCAGACCGGTGCGGCGGCGGCCGAAGGCGGGTCCGGTACGACCGCGGCGGACGCGCTGTCCGTCCTGGTCCGGCTCGCCGCCGAGCGCGCCGAACTGCCGCCCGAGGCGGTCAGCCCGGACAGCAACCCGATCGACGAGCTGCACCTGAGCTCGATCACGGTCGGCCAGATCGTCACCCAGGCGGCGAAGGAACTCGGGGTCACCGCGGTCCTGGCGACCTCCGCCTACGCCACCTCCACCCTGACCGAGCTGGCCGTCATGCTCGAGGGCCTGGCCTCCACGGCCCTGGCCGACGACGGTGCGGCCGAGCAGATCGCGGGCGTCGAACCCTGGGTGCGCGCCTACGCGATCGACCTGGTGCCCACGCCTCCGGCGCCGCCGGCGGTGGTGAAGCACCCGGTGGCGCAGTGGGAGGTCTTCGCCAGCGACGGCCACAGGCTGGCCGAACCGCTGGGCGCGGCGTTGGCGGTCGCGGGCATCGGCGAGGGCGTCCTGCTCTGTCTGCCGGACGAGGCCCACGAGGACCACACCGAGCTCATGATCACCGCGGTCCGCGCGGCCTTGTCGCGGGTGCGGCAGGAGCCGGTGCGGTTCGTCACGGTCGGCGGACGCCGGGGTGCCGCGGGCATCGCCAAGACGCTGCACCTGGAGGCGCCGTCGGTGACCACGACCGTGGTCGCGATGGCCAACCCCGACACCGTCCCCGAGGACGGGATCGCCGAGGTGGTCACCCGGATCACCGCGGACGCCGCGATGACCGCGGGCTTCGCAGAGGTCGGCTACGAGGCGGACGGGACCCGGACGGTCCCGATCCTGCGTCCGCTGGCGACCACCGCGGCGAGCGCACCGAGTACGGGTCTGGGCGACGCCCTCGGCCGGGACGACGTGCTGCTGGTCACCGGCGGCGGCAAGGGCATCACCGCCGAGGCCGCCATGGGCCTGGCCCAGGACAGCGGCGCCTCGCTGGCGCTGATGGGCCGCTCGGAGCCGGCGAAGGACCCGGAACTGGCCATGAACCTGGAGCGGATGCGCGCGCAGGGGATCCCCTTCCTGTACGTGCAGGCCGACGTCACCGCCGCCGACGAGGTCAAGGACGCCGTCGAGCGGGTCCGGCGCACGCTGGGCCCGGTCACCGCGATCCTGCACGGCGCGGGCCGCAACGAGCCGCGCTCGCTGGTGGACCTGGACGAGTCGACCTTCCGCCGCACCCTGGCGCCGAAGCTGGACGGTCTGCGGACGGTGCTGACCGCCGTCGGGTCCGACCCGCTGAAGCTGCTGATCACCTTCGGCAGCATCATCGGCCGTGCCGGTCTGCGCGGCGAGGGCGACTACGCCACCGCCAACGCCTGGCTGACCGAGCTGACGCACCAGGTCGCCGCCGACCGCCCGGAGGTCCGCTGCCTGGCGCTGGAGTGGTCGGTGTGGTCCGGCGCGGGCATGGGCGACAAGCTCGGGGTGCTCGAGGCGCTGATGCGCGACGGCATCTCCCCGATCCCGGTCGCCGAGGGCGTCGGGATCCTCAAGGCCCTGCTGGCCGATCCGTCGACGCCCGGCACCGTGGTGATCGCCGGGCGGGCCGAGGGTCTGCCGACGATCACGATGGAGCAGCGCGAGCTGCCGCTGGGCCGGTTCCTGGAGCGTCCGCGGGTGTTCTACCCGGGGGTGGAGCTGGTCGTCGACGCCGACCTGACGCCTTCGGCCGACCTGTACCTCGGCGACCACCTGCTCGACGGGGACCTGTTGTTCCCGGCGGTGCTGGGCATGGAGGCCATGTCGCAGGCGGCCGGCGCGCTGACCGGTCACGACGGCGCTCCGACGCTCGAGAACGTGGAGTTCCTGCGGCCGATCGTCGTGCCGGTCGACGGCCGGACCACGCTGCGCGTGGCCCTGCTCGCCGACGGTCCCGACGTGGTCCGCGCGGCGCTGCGCTCCAGTGAGACCGGCTTCCAGGCCGACCACTTCCGCGCCACGCTGCGCTACGACCAGCCGCTGCCGGCCGGGGATGCCCGTCCGGTGGACCGGGACACCGCGCCGCGGATCCCGCTGGACCCGGCGGCCGAGCTCTACGGCCCGGTGCTGTTCCAGGGCGACCGGTTCCAGCGCCTGCTGGGCTACCACGAACTCGAGGCCCGCGGCTGTGTGGCGGCGATCTCGAACCAGGCCAGGGACGACTGGTTCGGCTCGTTCCACCCGGCGGACCTCATCCTGGCGGACCCCGGGACCCGGGACGCCCTGATGCACTCGATCCAGTGCTGCGTGCCGGACGCGACGCTGCTGCCGGCCTCCGTGGAGCGGCTGTGGCTGGCCGACCCGAAGCGGGCCCGGCCGCTGCCCGAGGTGACTCTGCACGCGGCCGAGCGGTCGCGGACCGGGGACACCTACATCTACGACATCGAAGTCCGGGACCTGGACGGCGTTCTGGTCGAACGCTGGGACGGTCTGACGCTGCAGGCGGTCCGCAAGCAGGACGGGACCGGTCCGTGGCTGCCGGCGTTGCTCACGCCGTACCTGGAGCGCAACGTCGAACCGGTCTTCGGCCGTACCGGACTGCGCACCGGCGTCATCCCGGACGCGGCTGCTCCTGGCGCCTCCGAGGCTGAGGACTCGGTGTCCGCGCTCCGGCGCGAGCGCACCGACCGGGCGATGAGCTGGGCGGTCGGCCGGCGGGTCGAGGTCGGGCACCGTTCCGACGGGATGCCGTGGGTCGACGGATATCAGGTCTCTTCCTCGCACGGAGCAGGGCTTACCTTCTCCACGGCGCTCGCCGGCGACCGGCCGGTGGAGTGCGACGTCGAAGTCGCGATGACCCGTACGGAGGGGGAGTGGACGGATCTGCTCGGCGCCGAGGGCGCCGCGCTGGCCCGCCTCATCTCCACCGAGCGGAACGAGGACTACTCGGTCGCGGCGACGCGGGTGTGGGGCGCGATCGAGTGCCTGAGCAAGTCCGGGCAGGCAGTGCGGAATCTGACGCTGGACACCGTCGACGGGATTCCCGGTTCCGGGCCGTGGGCGGCGCTGCGCGGGGGCGGGCGGCGGATCGCCTCGTTCGCCACCACCGTGCGGGACACCAACGAACCGCTGGTGTTCACGGTGTCGGCCGCCGACGCGGCCGACGAGGGGAGTGATGCGCGATGA
- a CDS encoding NAD(P)/FAD-dependent oxidoreductase codes for MSEDRYDVAILGSGIGGSMLACILAKHGVRTLLLEGATHPRFTIGESLIPETGIRLRIIGEKYGVPEIGWIGAFHQLRDRVSSNCGVKRSFSFMYHSEGEEHRAGEVNQLPTLTPPIGPDSHLFRQDVDAYLAALSIQYGAHFRQGTRIEDIKFGEDEVELHAAGGVSFKAKYLIDAAGMRSMVSDQLGLRDETPRFKTDTRTLYTHMMNVPSADLLLPDPQRRGVPSPLGQSTMHHIFDGGWIWVIPFNNHRQATNPLTSVGMMLDRRKHPDAQGAPEEEFRDIISRYPTIRRHFDSAVAARPWIGSGRLQYSSPHILGPRVLQLPHAAAFVDPLFSSGMSVLTVAVDLIAEQLLAAVREDDFATERFQFVEDVVNTGFDHYDMIVSGAFDSFASYDTWNAWNRNWALGNMLGAFGPLSLLIRYLQSGDPSHLAKTTEPGRIGVLGSHLPNVVETMRGSQDEIEAATRGEITHEEAGRRIFQRLGNLDFVPKYMGFGDPAQGATATFTLLSGVRHVNWYRRHGSEAWKENCTFPLRTYAREALKWALESRRDGLRRGRSGIRDILFADNQDWRYMPAAMSAHGTFWPPIPPAAEPESQAVQEITA; via the coding sequence GTGAGCGAAGACCGTTATGACGTGGCCATCCTCGGATCGGGGATCGGCGGTTCGATGCTGGCATGCATCCTGGCGAAACACGGTGTCAGGACATTGCTACTGGAGGGGGCGACGCACCCCCGGTTCACCATCGGCGAGTCGCTCATCCCGGAGACCGGGATCCGGCTGCGGATCATCGGCGAGAAGTACGGCGTGCCCGAGATCGGCTGGATCGGCGCGTTCCACCAGCTGCGCGACCGGGTGAGCAGCAACTGCGGCGTGAAGCGCTCCTTCAGCTTCATGTACCACAGCGAGGGCGAGGAGCACCGGGCCGGCGAGGTGAACCAGCTGCCGACCCTGACCCCGCCGATCGGCCCGGACTCGCACCTGTTCCGCCAGGACGTGGACGCCTACCTGGCGGCGCTGTCGATCCAATACGGCGCGCACTTCCGCCAGGGCACCCGCATCGAGGACATCAAGTTCGGCGAGGACGAGGTCGAGCTGCACGCCGCCGGCGGCGTCAGCTTCAAGGCCAAGTACCTCATCGACGCCGCCGGGATGCGCTCCATGGTCTCCGACCAGCTGGGGCTGCGCGACGAGACGCCGCGCTTCAAGACCGACACCCGGACGCTCTACACGCACATGATGAACGTCCCCAGCGCCGACCTGCTGCTGCCGGACCCGCAGCGCCGCGGCGTGCCCTCGCCGCTGGGCCAGTCGACCATGCACCACATCTTCGACGGCGGCTGGATCTGGGTCATCCCGTTCAACAACCACCGGCAGGCGACCAACCCGCTGACCAGCGTGGGCATGATGCTCGACCGGCGTAAGCACCCTGACGCCCAGGGGGCGCCGGAGGAGGAGTTCCGCGACATCATCTCCCGGTACCCGACGATCCGGCGGCACTTCGACAGCGCCGTGGCCGCCCGGCCCTGGATCGGCTCGGGACGCCTGCAGTACTCCTCGCCGCACATCCTCGGCCCGCGGGTGCTCCAGCTGCCGCACGCCGCGGCGTTCGTCGACCCGCTGTTCTCCTCGGGCATGTCGGTGCTGACCGTGGCCGTGGACCTGATCGCCGAGCAGCTGCTGGCGGCGGTGCGCGAGGACGACTTCGCCACCGAGCGGTTCCAGTTCGTCGAGGACGTGGTGAACACCGGGTTCGACCACTACGACATGATCGTCTCAGGAGCCTTCGACTCCTTCGCCAGCTACGACACCTGGAACGCCTGGAACCGCAACTGGGCGCTGGGCAACATGCTCGGCGCGTTCGGTCCGCTGTCGCTGCTGATCCGCTATCTGCAATCCGGCGATCCCTCGCACCTGGCGAAGACCACCGAGCCGGGGCGGATCGGCGTGCTGGGCAGCCACCTGCCCAACGTCGTGGAGACGATGCGCGGCTCGCAGGACGAGATCGAGGCCGCCACCCGCGGCGAGATCACCCATGAAGAGGCCGGCCGCCGTATCTTCCAGCGGCTGGGAAACCTGGACTTCGTGCCCAAGTACATGGGCTTCGGCGACCCGGCGCAGGGTGCCACGGCGACGTTCACGCTGCTGTCCGGCGTGCGCCACGTCAACTGGTACCGCCGGCACGGCAGCGAGGCGTGGAAGGAGAACTGCACGTTCCCCTTGCGCACCTACGCCCGTGAGGCCCTCAAGTGGGCTCTGGAGAGCCGGCGCGACGGTCTGCGCCGCGGCCGCAGCGGCATCCGCGACATCCTGTTCGCGGACAACCAGGACTGGCGCTACATGCCGGCGGCGATGAGCGCCCACGGCACCTTCTGGCCTCCGATCCCGCCGGCGGCGGAACCGGAGAGCCAGGCGGTCCAGGAGATCACCGCATAG
- a CDS encoding cation:proton antiporter yields MPSTSIPAAPLGGHSLLVLVITAGALLVLAMLLGRLAARFGLPAVCGELCAGLILGPSLLGHTVPRFYHWLFPPQAEQVHLLDGVAQFGVLLLVGLTGVDIDLKLVRRRGRVALWVAGFGLVLPLVMGLAAGRLAPSSLLGHGGDRTSFALFAGVAMCVSALPVIAKTLDDMGLLHRDFGQLTVAAGVADDVAGWLLLSVVSALAATGGAHRFPWQAMLWLVVIVLGAVLIARTLAPRVLRRAGRGSTPGPVVATVVAVFLGCAAATQAAGLEASFGAFVGGLVVGTAAEADLRWLAPLRTVVASVLAPLFFATAALRVDLGVLRDPVILGAALVAVAIAAVGKFAGAYLGGMTAKLDRWESLALGAGMNARGVIQLIVASVGLRIGVLNTDSYTIVVLVAVTTSLMAPPILRLAQGRIGGTPAEEERRVRLAAMR; encoded by the coding sequence ATGCCGTCCACTTCGATCCCCGCCGCCCCATTGGGCGGCCACAGCCTGCTCGTGCTCGTCATCACGGCCGGCGCGCTGCTGGTTCTGGCCATGCTGCTGGGCCGGCTGGCCGCGCGCTTCGGATTGCCGGCGGTGTGCGGCGAGCTGTGCGCCGGGCTGATCCTCGGGCCCTCGCTGCTGGGCCACACCGTCCCGCGCTTCTACCACTGGCTGTTCCCGCCGCAGGCCGAGCAGGTGCACCTGCTCGACGGAGTCGCGCAGTTCGGCGTGCTGCTGCTGGTCGGTCTGACCGGCGTGGACATCGACCTGAAACTGGTGCGCCGGCGCGGCCGGGTCGCGTTGTGGGTGGCCGGGTTCGGCCTGGTGCTGCCGCTGGTGATGGGACTGGCGGCCGGGCGGCTGGCGCCGTCCTCGCTGCTGGGCCATGGCGGCGACCGCACGTCCTTCGCGCTGTTCGCGGGCGTGGCGATGTGTGTCAGCGCCCTGCCGGTGATCGCCAAGACTCTGGACGACATGGGTCTGCTGCACCGCGACTTCGGCCAGCTCACCGTCGCCGCCGGGGTCGCCGACGACGTCGCCGGCTGGCTGCTGCTGTCGGTGGTCTCGGCGCTGGCGGCGACCGGCGGCGCGCACCGCTTCCCGTGGCAGGCGATGCTCTGGCTCGTGGTGATCGTGCTCGGCGCGGTGCTGATCGCCCGCACGCTCGCACCGCGGGTGCTGCGGCGCGCCGGTCGCGGCTCGACGCCGGGACCGGTCGTCGCGACCGTGGTGGCGGTGTTCCTGGGCTGCGCCGCCGCGACGCAGGCGGCCGGGCTGGAGGCCTCGTTCGGGGCGTTCGTCGGCGGACTGGTCGTCGGGACCGCGGCCGAGGCCGACCTGCGCTGGCTGGCGCCGCTGCGGACGGTGGTGGCCTCGGTCCTGGCGCCGCTGTTCTTCGCCACCGCCGCGCTGCGCGTGGACCTCGGGGTCCTGCGGGACCCGGTGATCCTGGGCGCGGCGCTCGTGGCGGTCGCCATCGCGGCCGTCGGCAAGTTCGCCGGCGCCTACCTCGGCGGCATGACCGCGAAGCTGGACCGCTGGGAGTCCCTCGCCCTGGGCGCCGGGATGAACGCCCGCGGCGTCATCCAGCTCATCGTGGCCTCGGTGGGGCTGCGGATCGGGGTGCTGAACACCGACTCCTACACCATCGTGGTGCTGGTGGCGGTGACCACCTCGCTCATGGCGCCGCCGATCCTGCGCCTTGCTCAGGGCAGGATCGGCGGCACTCCGGCGGAAGAGGAACGCAGGGTCAGGCTCGCCGCTATGCGGTGA